Proteins from a genomic interval of Rickettsia sp. Oklahoma-10:
- a CDS encoding HlyC/CorC family transporter translates to MTTILVIVIIIMIALSALFAATETAITASSPGKIHKLKIAGNKRAKTVLEVLKKKEKVIGTLLIGNSLINTVCTTIATTLLISLLGDNGPIVASGVMAFIIIVFAEVVPKAIAVANAEQLALKMASTIIIFLKLFKPINIALDYITKIFCFIFRINLKPQISGTEEVRGVIEHYHQEGGVYKSDRNMLGGILDIRNMTVSEIMTHRSSIIALNIDLPHEIIIKTLLSGAHTRIPLWQDNRDNIIGILNLKDLLKALYENNNDIKKVDINKLLTPPWFIPENALVVDQLHAFRERNNHFACVVDEYGTLLGIITLEDIIEEIVGPITDEHDRLNNEIIKKSNTEFIIKGTTTIRDINRELDWNLSDEDVNTIAGLIIHKIARIPNQGEVIKIFNLKVIILKKIANKIDRVKITVLPNTEDTISSE, encoded by the coding sequence ATGACTACAATACTTGTGATTGTTATTATAATAATGATTGCTTTATCTGCTTTATTTGCTGCCACCGAAACTGCTATTACTGCCTCTTCTCCCGGTAAGATTCATAAGCTTAAAATCGCTGGTAATAAGCGTGCTAAAACAGTTTTAGAGGTTCTTAAGAAAAAAGAAAAAGTCATAGGAACTTTATTAATTGGTAATAGCTTAATCAATACTGTTTGTACCACTATTGCAACTACTCTCCTTATTAGCTTACTTGGAGATAATGGACCTATAGTTGCTTCTGGTGTTATGGCTTTTATAATTATTGTTTTTGCTGAAGTAGTACCGAAAGCAATAGCTGTTGCTAATGCTGAACAATTAGCATTAAAAATGGCTTCAACTATAATAATTTTTTTAAAGCTTTTCAAACCTATTAATATTGCTCTTGATTATATTACAAAAATATTTTGCTTTATATTTCGTATTAACTTAAAACCTCAAATCTCAGGCACTGAGGAAGTAAGGGGCGTAATTGAGCATTACCATCAAGAAGGCGGGGTTTATAAATCTGATCGTAATATGCTCGGCGGAATATTAGATATACGTAATATGACGGTATCGGAAATTATGACTCACAGGAGTAGTATTATAGCCCTTAATATCGATCTACCTCATGAAATAATAATTAAAACTTTATTATCAGGTGCTCATACACGTATACCTTTATGGCAAGATAATAGAGATAATATAATAGGGATTCTTAATTTAAAAGATTTGCTTAAAGCATTATATGAAAATAATAATGATATAAAAAAAGTTGATATTAATAAACTTCTAACCCCACCTTGGTTTATCCCTGAAAATGCACTTGTAGTAGACCAGTTACATGCATTTAGAGAACGTAATAATCATTTTGCTTGTGTTGTAGATGAATATGGTACTCTACTAGGTATTATTACTCTTGAAGACATTATAGAAGAAATCGTAGGACCTATTACTGATGAACATGATAGGCTTAATAATGAAATTATTAAAAAGTCTAATACTGAGTTCATTATAAAAGGAACTACGACTATTAGAGATATTAACCGAGAACTTGATTGGAATTTATCGGATGAGGATGTAAACACTATAGCAGGATTAATAATCCATAAAATTGCTAGGATTCCAAATCAAGGAGAAGTAATTAAAATATTTAATTTAAAGGTAATTATTTTAAAGAAAATTGCCAATAAGATTGATAGGGTAAAAATTACCGTATTACCTAATACTGAGGACACCATAAGCAGTGAGTGA
- a CDS encoding Ulp1 family isopeptidase translates to MAEPIIFTLLLGNKDRILERINNQNPLNKLPIIPLQVNKEVHISDKERIFSEILEQSHKEGKIPIFNIQLNNNVRSIFQVQDLINAQNLNIKTTITFDQYNSLTQNPELKAYWKQIMEQVDHVFFVNEADQNLAINENIINKDKTTTIKDTNIDLTSVFNNLIYNQEIDQLLSETIPDKAKLDKIIKNTKNQGGRVIIEAWPISEDEAINLITAKFGITSEDQIYGLKLEINEILKDQNNAAENLKKYVSQISQQFQKDLGRSEINPIDFNFNIEKIIKNGPEYIKKEHLTSYQPPKENQTESQGLFRRIFNYFKDIVISILCKKEKPQTLVTSTLQQKLIVTQELQAVAPSIIQLEQQAAVSNTKTWAELGITQKVYEESLQAKKQFSTLVAEQKIQIPEKKSSPIINTEAQVGISNIENIKKPNYLYTEDDIKNILEANIDQNKFSIFHHASLEEPALLKDTFRAALEGLIVDNKKPIIPLNTGHNHWLFMMASKDDKGNITFIYNDPTGQPLETRPRVVEYINEVYSDVKIIDLKTKQQENAYDCGVFVCNSAINLSKGQNILTTLESKGQSINLRETQANTLLTQQQAKAIRQALKTNIGQQLSNKFHKMVSQKTNDQSRQL, encoded by the coding sequence ATGGCTGAGCCTATTATATTTACTCTTTTACTTGGCAATAAAGATCGGATATTAGAGAGAATAAACAATCAGAACCCACTGAATAAACTACCTATTATCCCGCTACAAGTTAATAAAGAAGTACATATATCCGATAAAGAACGTATTTTTTCAGAGATCTTAGAACAATCCCACAAAGAGGGCAAAATACCGATTTTTAACATTCAACTTAATAATAATGTAAGATCAATTTTTCAGGTACAAGATTTAATTAATGCACAAAATCTAAATATAAAAACTACTATTACTTTTGATCAATATAACTCATTAACTCAAAATCCTGAACTAAAAGCTTACTGGAAGCAAATTATGGAACAAGTTGATCATGTTTTTTTTGTCAATGAAGCGGATCAAAATTTAGCTATAAATGAAAATATTATAAATAAAGATAAAACCACTACAATTAAAGATACAAATATAGATTTAACATCGGTTTTTAATAATCTTATATATAATCAAGAAATTGACCAATTACTCTCTGAGACAATACCTGATAAAGCAAAATTAGATAAAATAATAAAAAATACTAAAAATCAAGGTGGTAGAGTAATTATAGAAGCTTGGCCTATTTCTGAAGACGAAGCAATAAACCTTATAACTGCTAAATTCGGTATTACCTCTGAAGATCAAATTTACGGACTAAAGCTTGAAATTAATGAAATCTTAAAAGATCAAAACAATGCTGCCGAAAATTTAAAAAAATATGTATCACAAATATCTCAACAATTTCAAAAAGATTTAGGTAGATCTGAAATAAATCCTATTGATTTTAATTTTAATATAGAAAAAATTATAAAAAATGGACCTGAGTATATAAAAAAAGAACACTTAACGTCATATCAACCTCCAAAAGAAAATCAAACGGAATCGCAAGGTTTGTTTAGAAGAATTTTTAACTATTTTAAAGATATAGTAATTAGTATTCTTTGCAAGAAAGAAAAACCTCAAACTCTAGTAACTTCAACCCTGCAACAAAAACTAATAGTAACACAAGAATTGCAAGCTGTTGCACCTTCTATAATTCAACTGGAGCAACAAGCTGCCGTTAGTAATACAAAAACATGGGCAGAATTAGGCATCACACAAAAAGTGTACGAGGAATCTCTGCAAGCAAAAAAGCAATTTTCTACACTGGTAGCAGAACAAAAAATACAAATACCTGAAAAAAAATCATCACCGATTATAAATACTGAAGCTCAAGTTGGTATTTCTAATATAGAAAATATAAAAAAACCTAATTATTTATACACTGAAGATGATATAAAAAATATATTAGAAGCAAATATAGATCAGAATAAATTCTCTATATTCCATCATGCCTCTTTAGAAGAACCGGCACTATTAAAAGATACTTTTCGTGCTGCACTTGAGGGTCTAATTGTAGATAATAAAAAGCCAATTATACCACTCAATACAGGACACAATCACTGGCTATTCATGATGGCTAGTAAAGATGATAAAGGTAATATAACCTTTATCTATAATGACCCTACCGGTCAGCCATTGGAAACTCGCCCAAGAGTGGTAGAATATATTAACGAAGTTTATTCCGATGTAAAAATAATAGATTTAAAAACAAAACAACAAGAAAATGCATACGATTGTGGAGTTTTCGTATGCAATAGTGCGATAAACCTATCTAAAGGGCAGAACATTCTAACTACTTTAGAATCTAAAGGACAAAGTATAAATTTAAGGGAGACTCAAGCTAATACATTATTAACACAACAACAAGCAAAGGCAATTAGACAAGCATTAAAAACAAATATAGGACAACAACTAAGTAATAAATTTCATAAGATGGTTAGTCAAAAAACGAATGATCAATCTAGACAACTCTAA
- a CDS encoding heme lyase CcmF/NrfE family subunit, whose product MSEIGNFLLLATMCLSGVSVVIPWLDHSIQKKIKKEWIPRFNLGVTTILPFYIAALCTLFAFYTLVYAFIISDFSLQNVFLNSSTLKPLIYKIAGSWASHEGSMLLWFSLLQIISCCYIFLLKDNWLKFLSIIILSAIQLFFSSFIYFTSNPFNVFSFRAKEGLGLNPMLQDIALSIHPPLLYLGYVSYVVPFTIATAMLLTPVILQLDRGIKKKINNMDTVVKTCYYINYSTLCLLKRFAGCGILFTTIGISLGSWWAYRELGWGGFWFFDPVENISLFPWLSGIILYHSIIVTVKTDRMQSWMIILSIVTFLLVIFSTFLVRSGFVTSIHAFTFSSERGLYLLGIFLILSIGSIGLYSVTPRLDHSIKKKINNVYTGVKTRYDKILGILLGNIFFLLSLIVLITATLYPPIYSLFNDKPIIISKTFFINNFIIFVIPILCIIGLFTTRSSIKKHIIILILSLIITYLISSKITFSVISILTIITSIFLMLHNVHHLLIKTNYFRNRLKASNASMILGHFGFALISFSITMNSLLQSEMDFTGEVGTNKTFNKFKVTLQNIKFAQGKNYYRQIAEFWVEDNSRNITILKPENRLYIVENSLSQESYIYSYLSYDLYAILSKIDGDIIHAKIYYKPMMSFIWLGIILTASGFFIALIRKNSS is encoded by the coding sequence GTGAGTGAAATCGGTAATTTTTTACTGCTAGCTACAATGTGCTTAAGTGGTGTATCAGTTGTCATACCGTGGCTCGACCACAGTATACAGAAAAAAATCAAAAAAGAGTGGATTCCACGATTTAATCTTGGGGTGACCACCATACTTCCTTTCTACATAGCTGCCTTATGTACGTTATTTGCTTTTTATACCCTAGTCTACGCTTTTATTATCTCTGACTTTTCACTACAAAATGTTTTCTTAAATTCTAGTACCTTAAAGCCGTTAATATACAAAATAGCCGGTAGTTGGGCAAGTCACGAAGGGTCGATGTTATTATGGTTTTCCTTATTACAAATCATTAGCTGTTGTTATATATTTTTACTTAAAGATAATTGGCTTAAATTTTTATCTATTATTATATTATCAGCTATACAATTATTTTTTAGTAGCTTTATTTATTTTACCTCAAATCCTTTTAACGTTTTTTCATTTAGAGCTAAAGAGGGACTTGGGCTAAACCCAATGCTACAAGATATTGCTCTTAGCATTCATCCACCATTACTTTATCTCGGCTATGTTAGTTACGTAGTGCCTTTTACTATTGCTACCGCAATGTTGCTTACTCCTGTCATACTACAACTTGATCGCGGTATCAAAAAAAAAATTAATAATATGGATACCGTGGTCAAGACATGCTATTACATAAATTATAGTACTTTATGTCTTCTTAAAAGATTTGCGGGCTGTGGTATTTTATTTACTACTATCGGAATTAGTCTTGGTTCTTGGTGGGCATATAGAGAACTTGGATGGGGTGGATTTTGGTTTTTTGACCCAGTAGAAAATATTTCGTTATTTCCTTGGTTATCTGGAATAATACTATATCATTCTATAATTGTAACAGTAAAAACTGACCGTATGCAAAGTTGGATGATAATTTTATCAATCGTTACTTTCTTATTGGTAATATTTAGCACCTTTTTAGTACGTTCTGGTTTTGTTACCTCAATTCACGCTTTTACATTCTCATCTGAGAGAGGACTATACCTACTTGGGATATTTTTAATTTTGAGTATTGGAAGTATAGGGTTATATAGTGTTACCCCGCGACTTGATCATAGCATCAAAAAAAAAATTAATAATGTGTATACTGGAGTCAAGACACGGTATGATAAAATACTCGGCATACTCTTAGGCAATATATTTTTCCTACTTAGCCTTATTGTGCTAATAACTGCCACACTTTATCCACCAATTTACTCTTTATTCAACGATAAACCTATTATTATTAGTAAAACATTTTTTATTAATAATTTTATTATATTCGTTATTCCTATTCTTTGTATCATAGGATTATTTACTACTAGAAGCTCTATTAAAAAACATATTATAATTCTAATATTATCCCTAATAATTACTTATTTAATATCATCAAAAATAACATTTAGTGTTATATCAATTTTAACTATAATTACATCTATATTTCTAATGCTTCATAATGTTCATCACCTTTTGATTAAAACTAATTATTTTAGAAATAGACTTAAAGCAAGTAACGCTAGTATGATCCTTGGGCATTTTGGTTTTGCACTGATTAGCTTTAGTATAACTATGAATTCATTATTACAAAGTGAAATGGATTTTACTGGAGAGGTAGGAACAAATAAAACATTTAATAAATTTAAAGTAACATTGCAAAATATTAAATTTGCTCAAGGTAAAAATTATTATAGACAAATTGCTGAATTTTGGGTTGAGGATAATAGCCGTAATATAACTATATTAAAGCCGGAAAATAGGCTTTATATAGTTGAAAATAGTTTATCACAAGAAAGCTATATATACTCTTATTTATCATATGATCTTTACGCGATTTTAAGCAAAATAGACGGTGATATAATTCATGCTAAAATATATTACAAGCCAATGATGAGCTTTATTTGGCTTGGAATTATTCTTACCGCTTCCGGCTTTTTTATTGCACTAATCAGAAAAAATTCTAGTTAA